The following proteins are encoded in a genomic region of Drosophila miranda strain MSH22 chromosome 4, D.miranda_PacBio2.1, whole genome shotgun sequence:
- the LOC117189038 gene encoding regulator of chromosome condensation-like → MIKRRVSMRDFCLELPKRRQSIGSVLACDTSDRLTEIQNIPDPVDVSVGGQHSLVLTQNGDVYSFGCNGEGALGRSTSSSEPGSESLPALVDLPGKALCITAGGSHSACLLANGSVYAWGSFRLTIDGIALKPTQILAGTECCSIASGRNHLVVLSTRGKVYTMGCPEHRQLRSIPERSVLRPNQISIRSANPFNAIWATNTCCFLRESQTETIWAVDLNNCQQFAPIKTTLKDVTQIAGGDHHTLMLQENRLYFVVGLGETSTEIVLVRNLECSNIVSVACGDVCSFAITEDGLLYSWGTDSRLQLGMAGKDDQPIRVISRNTANKKILLVSAAARHALFLAQGIPYVFNSLKDSLLAFS, encoded by the coding sequence aTGATTAAGCGCAGAGTCTCAATGCGAGACTTTTGTCTGGAACTACCCAAGCGACGGCAGTCCATAGGGAGCGTCCTGGCCTGCGACACGTCTGACCGTCTCACGGAGATACAGAACATCCCTGATCCCGTTGATGTGTCTGTGGGTGGGCAGCACTCTCTGGTGCTGACGCAGAATGGGGATGTCTACTCATTTGGCTGCAACGGCGAGGGCGCTCTGGGCAGGAGTACCAGTTCCAGTGAGCCAGGCAGCGAGTCCTTGCCCGCCTTGGTCGATCTACCGGGCAAGGCCCTGTGCATCACTGCAGGCGGCTCGCACTCGGCCTGCCTGTTGGCGAATGGCAGCGTTTACGCGTGGGGCTCGTTCCGCCTCACGATCGATGGCATTGCACTGAAACCCACTCAGATCTTGGCCGGCACAGAGTGCTGCAGCATTGCCTCAGGCAGGAATCACTTGGTAGTTCTATCAACTCGCGGCAAGGTCTACACAATGGGCTGCCCCGAGCACAGACAGCTGCGGAGCATCCCAGAGCGCTCAGTGCTCCGCCCAAATCAAATAAGTATCCGTTCCGCCAATCCTTTCAATGCCATTTGGGCCACAAACACCTGCTGTTTCCTGCGTGAATCGCAGACGGAAACCATCTGGGCCGTTGATCTGAACAACTGCCAGCAATTCGCGCCAATCAAGACAACCCTCAAGGACGTCACTCAGATTGCTGGTGGGGATCACCATACCTTGATGCTCCAAGAGAATCGCCTATACTTTGTCGTTGGGCTGGGCGAAACCAGTACCGAAATCGTGCTCGTCAGGAATCTGGAGTGCAGCAACATTGTTTCTGTGGCTTGTGGAGACGTTTGCTCCTTTGCCATCACCGAGGATGGTCTTCTGTATTCCTGGGGCACGGACTCCAGACTCCAGCTGGGAATGGCCGGCAAGGATGATCAACCGATCCGTGTCATCAGCCGGAATACcgccaacaaaaaaatactCCTAGTATCTGCGGCGGCACGGCATGCTCTGTTCCTCGCCCAGGGTATTCCATATGTATTTAATTCTCTGAAAGACTCTCTTCTTGCCTTTTCATAG
- the LOC108162449 gene encoding proteasome subunit beta type-6-like, protein MNNSSWLDLDLINSFTPVECGTTIMAAEFDGGVVLGADSRTTAAGHVANRIADKVTRITDNVYCCRCGSAADTQELAEVVSNLMWHREMHTGEQTLVRDVATEFRDKCYDGRKYLCAGIIVGGWDDLHGAQVYNISLGGMMMREQLSYGGSGSIYISGMLRDGYRPNMEKEELVLLFRSALKQAIHHDSFSGGVSRIAIITKEGIERRVYYNTSTGKAQARGTDVLLGCGETKKPRKS, encoded by the coding sequence ATGAATAATTCATCTTGGCTCGATTTAGACTTAATAAATTCCTTCACTCCAGTCGAGTGTGGCACCACCATCATGGCTGCCGAGTTTGACGGTGGCGTGGTGCTGGGTGCTGATTCCCGCACCACCGCTGCGGGCCATGTGGCCAATCGAATCGCGGACAAAGTAACTCGGATCACGGACAACGTctactgctgccgctgtggCTCTGCTGCGGACACCCAGGAGCTCGCTGAGGTGGTCTCGAATTTGATGTGGCATCGCGAGATGCACACGGGGGAGCAGACCCTTGTCCGCGACGTGGCCACGGAGTTCCGGGACAAGTGCTACGACGGTCGCAAATACCTGTGTGCCGGCATCATTGTGGGTGGCTGGGACGATCTGCACGGGGCCCAGGTGTACAACATTTCGCTGGGCGGCATGATGATGCGCGAACAGTTGAGCTATGGCGGATCTGGTTCCATATACATTAGTGGCATGCTCCGGGACGGCTACCGTCCGAACATGGAGAAAGAGGAGTTGGTGCTGCTTTTCCGGTCGGCCCTCAAACAGGCCATCCATCACGATTCCTTCTCCGGGGGAGTATCGCGCATCGCCATCATCACCAAGGAAGGCATCGAGCGACGGGTGTACTACAACACCAGCACTGGCAAGGCTCAGGCCAGAGGCACTGATGTACTCTTGGGCTGTGGCGAGACTAAGAAGCCACGCAAGTCTTAA